In Anthonomus grandis grandis chromosome 5, icAntGran1.3, whole genome shotgun sequence, the following are encoded in one genomic region:
- the LOC126736473 gene encoding uncharacterized protein LOC126736473: MATYSNEEYADIIMIYGEARGVARAAQRLYHERFPGRRLPGRRVFPDTYRRLRETGSVTLREPRGHVVRHNVEVDERILALFEEEDTRSIRDVAAQLNISIWKVWKVLRQNEKYPFHVTPVQGLEGGDFDRRVHFCRFLLHTDVENPDFLKRILWTDESKFTREGIFNLHNLHHWAPKQENPHAKRQNSFQYRFSVNVWAGVIGNQSSCKMICRNYWPRCPCLMKMCHIAWPPRSPGLTTIDFYVWGRAKELVYAIEVPTREVLIQRIEAAFNTIKNEIRLRTTTVEIRQRCRACIRNRGEQFEQDL; the protein is encoded by the exons ATGGCGACATACTCTAACGAAGAATATGCGGATATCATAATGATTTATGGTGAGGCCCGTGGTGTCGCTCGTGCAGCGCAACGGCTTTACCACGAACGCTTTCCTGGTCGACGATTGCCTGGCCGCAGAGTTTTCCCAGACACATACCGGCGATTACGCGAGACTGGGAGTGTCACTCTCCGTGAACCAAGGGGACATGTTGTGCGACATAATGTTGAAGTGGACGAAAGAATACTGGCATTATTTGAAGAAGAGGACACAAGAAGCATTAGAGATGTGGCGGCACAACTTAATATTTCAATATGGAAAGTGTGGAAGGTCCTTCGACAAAACGAAAAATATCCATTCCACGTGACTCCTGTTCAAG GTCTTGAGGGTGGTGACTTTGACAGACGAGTTCACTTTTGTCGGTTTTTGTTACACACAGATGTGGAAAatcctgattttttaaaaagaatactgtGGACGGACGAATCTAAATTTACCAGAGAAGGGATTTTTAACTTACACAACTTGCACCACTGGGCACCGAAACAGGAAAACCCACATGCCAAAAGACAAAACTCTTTTCAATATCGATTCAGTGTGAACGTTTGGGCAGGAGTGATTGGGAATCAG AGTTCCTGCAAAATGATCTGCCGGAATTATTGGCCGAGGTGCCCGTGTTTAATGAAGATGTGCCATATTGCATGGCCGCCACGTTCCCCAGGCTTAACTACAATAGATTTTTATGTCTGGGGACGTGCCAAAGAGCTGGTATATGCCATAGAAGTTCCAACGAGGGAGGTACTGATACAACGCATAGAAGCAGCCTTTAATACAATCAAAAACGAAATACGACTTCGGACTACAACTGTAGAAATACGACAAAGATGTCGGGCCTGCATTCGAAACAGAGGTGAACAATTTGAGCAGGATTTgtaa